A single window of Aphidius gifuensis isolate YNYX2018 linkage group LG1, ASM1490517v1, whole genome shotgun sequence DNA harbors:
- the LOC122858254 gene encoding tropomyosin-2-like has translation MNAIKKRLQTLKIEKDIAIDRADVCDQQAREANKREELLRDEVLELGKKLSQMQHDLKISRDNLKKSNMSLEGKEHALLITQSELAILNRKMQTCMANLEKTEERRVVAQTKLAQASETADDAKRICKVLDNRRKADEDKLDQLTKQLKEARVIAEDADTKSDEISRKLAFVEDELEAAEDRVKASESKIAEREDELFIVGNFCRSLEVSEEKANQRVEEFKLQLKELKVKFKDAERRCGVADFQMKTLQKELDRREDKLFREKEKCKYICDDLDSTFAELTGY, from the exons atgaatgcaataaaaaaaagattgcaaacattaaaaattgaaaaagatattGCAATTGATCGTGCTGATGTTTGTGATCAACAAGCAAGAGAAGCAAATAAACGTGAAGAATTATTGAGAGATGAAGTCCTGGAattgggaaaaaaattatcacaaatgcaacatgatttaaaaataagtcgtgataatttgaaaaaatcaaatatgaGTCTTGAGGGAAAAGAACATGCTTTATTAatt ACTCAATCAGAATTGGCAATTCTAAATAGAAAAATGCAGACGTGTATGgcaaatttagaaaaaactgAGGAACGTCGTGTAGTTGCACAGACAAAACTTGCACAAGCATCAGAAACAGCTGATGATGCTAAAAGAATTTGTAAAGTTTTAGATAATAGAAGAAAAGCTGATGAAGATAAATTAGATCAgttaacaaaacaattaaaagaagCTCGTGTTATTGCCGAAGATGCAGATACAAAATCCGatgaaatatcaagaaaattaGCATTTGTTGAGGATGAACTTGAAGCTGCTGAAGATCGTGTTAAAGCTAGCGAgtc taaaattgCTGAAAGAgaagatgaattatttattgttggtaatttttGTCGGTCTCTTGAAGTTTCTGAGGAAAAAGCAAATCAACGAGTTGAAGAATTCAAATTACAGCTTAAAGAATTAaaggtaaaatttaaagatgcTGAAAGACGTTGTGGTGTTGCtgattttcaaatgaaaacacTTCAAAAAGAACTGGATCGACGTGAAG ataaactatttagagaaaaagaaaaatgcaaatatatttgtgaCGATTTGGATTCAACTTTTGCTGAACTTACTGGTTACTAA